Proteins encoded together in one Pseudomonas sp. Seg1 window:
- a CDS encoding efflux transporter outer membrane subunit: MNSVESTDAIAGKPAPTRSTVGTKQFGQPAQSLWELACQRLGHLQPLTLSALLMASLTACTVGPDFQKPEATQIADWAKPAKSAPSHVVSEPLNERWWEVFNDPQLSALTQRAVRSNLDLQLASSRLQQSRAARQVISANRYPSTAATGSYARERNSGKGLNDPSGHNGDSAFNLWDAGFSASWELDFWGRVRRETEAADATLEVAENDRRGVLLAVLADTAQNYIQLRGVQNTRAVTEQNLDVARHSLKLSQLRLNDGVATDLDVAEAAAQVAAIESRLPALEQRQAQLINAISLLMGEPPQALAKQLSTDAAVPQSPLQVAIGLPSQLAERRPDIRQAEARLHAATANIGVAKGDFYPRITLSGNLSSQAMQLSDFGSWGSRAFGIGPQFSLPLFDGGRLRGMLQLREAQQQEAAIGYQQTVLRAWHEIDDQLTAYNASQRRAGSLAEAVRQNQIALRTAQQQYVEGVVDFVNVLTVQGALLATQEQWVESSTGVSLAMVGLYRALGGGWESVYPIDKMVTNNPV; encoded by the coding sequence ATGAACAGTGTTGAATCGACTGACGCCATCGCTGGCAAGCCAGCTCCCACAAGGTCCACCGTTGGGACGAAACAATTCGGTCAACCTGCACAATCCCTGTGGGAGCTGGCTTGCCAGCGATTAGGCCATTTGCAGCCACTCACCTTGAGTGCCTTGCTCATGGCAAGCCTCACCGCCTGCACCGTAGGCCCCGACTTCCAGAAACCCGAAGCCACCCAAATCGCCGACTGGGCAAAACCCGCCAAGTCAGCCCCTAGCCATGTTGTCAGCGAACCTCTCAACGAACGCTGGTGGGAAGTCTTCAACGACCCGCAACTCTCGGCCCTGACTCAACGCGCCGTGCGCAGCAACCTCGACCTGCAACTGGCCAGCAGCCGCTTGCAACAAAGTCGCGCTGCACGCCAGGTGATCAGCGCCAACCGCTATCCGAGCACCGCCGCTACCGGCAGCTACGCCCGCGAACGCAACAGCGGCAAAGGCCTGAACGACCCCTCCGGGCACAACGGCGACTCCGCGTTCAACCTGTGGGACGCCGGTTTCTCTGCGTCCTGGGAGCTGGATTTCTGGGGTCGTGTGCGCCGCGAAACCGAAGCCGCCGACGCCACCCTCGAAGTCGCCGAAAACGACCGTCGCGGTGTGCTGCTGGCAGTGCTTGCCGACACCGCGCAAAACTACATTCAGTTGCGTGGCGTGCAGAACACCCGCGCCGTCACCGAGCAAAACCTCGACGTGGCGCGGCACAGCCTGAAACTCTCGCAATTGCGTCTGAACGACGGCGTGGCGACCGATCTCGACGTCGCCGAAGCCGCTGCGCAAGTCGCCGCCATCGAGTCGCGATTGCCCGCGCTGGAACAACGGCAAGCACAGCTGATCAACGCGATCAGCCTGTTGATGGGCGAGCCACCGCAGGCCTTGGCCAAACAGTTATCCACAGACGCCGCAGTGCCGCAGTCGCCGCTGCAAGTTGCTATCGGCCTGCCGTCGCAACTGGCGGAACGGCGTCCGGACATCCGCCAGGCTGAGGCGCGCCTGCACGCGGCGACCGCCAACATCGGCGTGGCCAAGGGTGATTTCTATCCGCGCATCACCTTGTCCGGAAACCTCAGTTCGCAAGCCATGCAACTCAGTGATTTCGGCTCGTGGGGCTCGCGTGCCTTCGGCATCGGTCCGCAATTCAGCTTGCCGCTGTTCGACGGCGGCCGCCTGCGCGGCATGCTGCAACTGCGTGAAGCCCAGCAACAGGAAGCCGCCATCGGCTACCAGCAAACCGTGCTGCGCGCCTGGCATGAAATCGACGATCAACTGACCGCCTACAACGCCAGCCAGCGCCGTGCAGGCAGCCTCGCCGAAGCCGTACGCCAGAACCAGATCGCCCTGCGCACCGCGCAACAGCAATACGTCGAAGGCGTAGTCGACTTCGTCAACGTCCTCACCGTGCAAGGCGCGTTGCTGGCGACGCAGGAACAGTGGGTGGAGAGTTCGACCGGGGTTTCGCTGGCGATGGTTGGCTTGTACCGGGCGTTGGGTGGGGGTTGGGAGTCTGTTTATCCAATCGATAAAATGGTTACCAATAATCCGGTTTGA
- a CDS encoding ABC transporter permease, with protein MSHSSSVREEFETVLEPLTSVPVERELPLSQRLWQQGWLRKSLILILLAVIWEIVARVQNNDLLLPSFVQTSHALYDGLLSGELLGKVWISLVVLLKGYLIGIVLAFALTTLAVSTQFGRDLLSTLTSMFNPLPAIALLPLALLWFGLGQNSLIFVLVHSVLWALALNTYAGFLGVSETLRMAGRNYGLKGMRFVLFILIPAALPSILAGLKIGWAFAWRTLIAAELVFGATSGKGGLGWYIFQNRNELYTDKVFAGLAVVILIGLLVENLVFDTLERVTVKRWGMQR; from the coding sequence ATGAGCCATTCATCATCTGTACGTGAAGAATTCGAAACCGTGCTCGAGCCGCTGACCAGCGTGCCGGTCGAGCGCGAATTACCGCTGAGCCAGCGGCTGTGGCAACAGGGCTGGCTGCGTAAAAGCCTGATTCTGATTTTGCTCGCGGTCATTTGGGAAATCGTCGCCCGGGTGCAGAACAACGATTTGCTGCTGCCGAGTTTTGTGCAGACCAGCCATGCGCTGTACGACGGTCTGCTCAGCGGCGAGTTGCTGGGCAAGGTGTGGATATCCTTGGTGGTGCTGCTCAAGGGCTATCTGATCGGTATCGTGCTGGCGTTTGCCCTGACCACCCTGGCGGTGTCGACTCAGTTTGGACGGGATCTGCTGAGCACGCTGACTTCGATGTTCAATCCGCTGCCGGCGATTGCCTTGCTGCCGCTGGCTCTGCTGTGGTTTGGGTTGGGGCAGAACAGTCTGATTTTCGTGCTGGTGCATTCGGTGCTGTGGGCGCTGGCGCTGAACACCTACGCCGGGTTTCTCGGCGTGTCGGAAACCCTGCGCATGGCCGGGCGCAACTACGGGCTGAAGGGCATGCGTTTTGTGCTGTTCATCCTGATTCCGGCGGCGCTGCCGTCGATTCTCGCCGGGCTGAAAATCGGCTGGGCGTTTGCCTGGCGTACGTTGATCGCGGCTGAGTTGGTGTTCGGTGCAACCAGCGGCAAGGGCGGACTCGGTTGGTACATCTTTCAGAACCGCAATGAGCTGTACACCGACAAGGTGTTTGCCGGGCTGGCCGTGGTGATCCTGATCGGCTTGCTGGTGGAGAATCTGGTGTTCGACACGCTGGAGCGGGTCACGGTGAAGCGCTGGGGCATGCAGCGCTGA
- a CDS encoding MFS transporter yields MTSLTVTAPIAAASPATAVTPPAFGARIIIGLVGVLLAVLVSGLNEMVTKVALADIRGALNIGYDEGTWLVASYTATSVAAMAFAPWCSVTFSLRRFTLCAISLFTLLGVLCPFAPNYESLLLMRILQGLAGGALPPMLMTVALRFLPPNFKLYGLAGYALTATFGPGLGTPLAGLWTEYVGWQWTFWQIIVPCLIAMVMVAYGIPQDPLRLERLKAFNWKGLLLGFPAICMLVIGLLQGNRLDWFESNLICALLGSGSLLLVAFLINEWSQPVPFFKLQMLGIRNLSFALMTLAGVLVVLQAVVLIPSSYLAQVQGYRPVQTAPIMLIAALPQLIALPLVAALCNLRWVDCRWVLGVGLSMLTLSCLGGSLLTSEWIRDNFYVLQWLQIFGQPMSVLPLLMLSTGSIQPVDGPFASAWFNSVKGLAAVVATGVIEALTTARLHFHSTMLVDSLGNSPLADHSDPGLAHRLHEQAVVLTSSDLYLCMAGVAVALILLIFWLPTRIFPPRAPT; encoded by the coding sequence ATGACATCCCTGACGGTCACGGCGCCCATCGCCGCGGCCAGCCCGGCCACGGCGGTCACGCCACCGGCGTTCGGGGCGCGGATCATCATCGGCCTGGTTGGCGTGCTGCTGGCGGTGCTGGTGTCGGGCCTCAACGAGATGGTGACCAAGGTCGCGCTGGCCGATATTCGCGGCGCGCTGAACATCGGCTACGACGAAGGCACCTGGCTGGTCGCCAGTTACACCGCCACCTCAGTGGCGGCCATGGCGTTTGCGCCGTGGTGTTCGGTGACCTTTTCGCTGCGCCGTTTCACCCTCTGCGCGATCAGCCTGTTCACGCTGCTCGGCGTGCTCTGTCCATTCGCCCCGAACTACGAAAGCCTGCTGCTGATGCGCATTCTGCAAGGCCTGGCCGGTGGTGCGTTGCCGCCGATGCTGATGACCGTCGCCCTGCGCTTTCTGCCGCCTAACTTCAAACTTTATGGCCTGGCCGGTTACGCGCTCACCGCAACCTTTGGTCCGGGGCTCGGCACGCCGCTGGCCGGGTTGTGGACCGAATATGTCGGTTGGCAATGGACGTTCTGGCAAATCATCGTGCCGTGCCTGATCGCCATGGTCATGGTCGCTTACGGCATCCCGCAGGATCCGCTGCGCCTTGAGCGCCTCAAAGCGTTCAACTGGAAAGGCCTGCTGCTGGGGTTTCCGGCGATCTGCATGCTGGTGATCGGCCTGTTGCAAGGCAATCGGCTGGACTGGTTCGAGTCGAACCTGATCTGCGCGCTGCTCGGTTCGGGATCGCTGCTGCTGGTGGCGTTTCTGATCAACGAGTGGTCGCAGCCGGTTCCGTTTTTCAAGTTGCAGATGCTCGGTATCCGCAACCTGTCGTTCGCGCTGATGACTCTGGCCGGGGTGTTGGTGGTGTTGCAGGCGGTGGTGTTGATTCCGTCGAGCTATCTGGCGCAAGTACAGGGTTATCGCCCGGTGCAGACCGCACCGATCATGCTGATTGCGGCGCTGCCGCAGTTGATCGCGCTGCCGCTGGTGGCGGCGCTGTGCAACCTGCGTTGGGTCGATTGTCGCTGGGTGCTGGGGGTCGGTTTGAGCATGCTGACGCTGTCCTGTCTCGGCGGATCGCTGCTGACCTCGGAGTGGATTCGCGACAATTTCTACGTTCTGCAATGGCTGCAGATCTTCGGCCAGCCGATGTCAGTGTTGCCGCTATTGATGCTTTCGACCGGCAGCATCCAGCCAGTGGATGGACCGTTCGCCTCGGCGTGGTTCAACAGCGTGAAAGGCCTCGCGGCGGTGGTGGCAACCGGGGTGATCGAGGCGCTGACCACGGCCCGTCTGCATTTTCACTCGACCATGTTGGTCGACAGCCTCGGCAACTCGCCACTGGCCGATCACAGCGATCCGGGCCTTGCCCATCGCCTGCATGAACAGGCCGTGGTGCTGACTTCTTCCGATCTTTATCTGTGCATGGCTGGCGTCGCAGTGGCGCTGATCCTGCTGATTTTCTGGCTGCCGACGCGGATCTTTCCGCCGCGCGCGCCGACCTGA
- a CDS encoding ABC transporter substrate-binding protein: MSKRLPFAPLAAAIGLGFSLIAGSLVAPTVAHAEGEIRIAEQFGIVYLLLNVVRDQGLIEKYGKQEGLDIKVDWTQLSGGAAVNDALLSGSIDIAGAGVGPLLTIWDRTHGKQNVKAVASLGNFPYYLVSNNPKVKTIADFTEKDRIAVPAVGVSVQSRFLQYAAAKQWGDKEFNRLDKYTIAVPHPDATAALIAGGTELTGHFSNPPFQDQALQNPNVHVVLNSYDVLGPNSPTVLFATEKFRNDNPKTYKAFVEALTEAAQFAQNDKGAAADTYIRVTKAKIDRAELLKIIDNPQFEFSVTPKNTYPLAEFLYRVGAIKNKPESWKDYFFQDAKPLQGS, encoded by the coding sequence ATGTCCAAACGTCTTCCATTTGCACCGCTGGCCGCCGCCATTGGCCTCGGTTTCAGTCTGATCGCCGGCAGCCTGGTGGCGCCGACCGTGGCCCACGCCGAAGGTGAAATTCGTATCGCCGAACAGTTCGGTATTGTCTATTTATTGCTCAACGTGGTGCGTGATCAGGGCCTGATCGAGAAGTACGGCAAGCAGGAAGGCCTCGACATCAAGGTCGACTGGACGCAGCTCTCGGGCGGCGCGGCGGTCAACGACGCGCTGCTCTCCGGCTCGATTGACATTGCCGGCGCCGGTGTCGGCCCGTTGCTGACTATCTGGGATCGCACCCATGGCAAGCAGAACGTCAAAGCCGTGGCCTCGCTGGGCAACTTCCCTTACTACCTGGTGAGTAACAATCCCAAGGTCAAAACCATCGCCGATTTCACCGAGAAGGATCGCATTGCTGTGCCGGCGGTGGGGGTGTCGGTGCAGTCGCGCTTCCTGCAATACGCGGCGGCCAAGCAATGGGGCGATAAGGAATTCAATCGCCTCGACAAGTACACCATCGCCGTCCCACACCCGGACGCCACCGCTGCGTTGATCGCCGGCGGCACCGAGTTGACCGGGCATTTCTCCAATCCGCCGTTCCAGGATCAGGCGCTGCAGAACCCGAATGTGCACGTGGTGCTCAACTCCTACGACGTGCTCGGCCCGAACTCGCCAACCGTGCTGTTCGCCACCGAGAAATTCCGCAACGACAACCCGAAGACCTACAAGGCCTTCGTCGAGGCCCTGACCGAAGCCGCGCAATTTGCGCAGAACGATAAAGGCGCGGCGGCGGACACGTACATCCGCGTGACCAAAGCCAAGATCGATCGTGCCGAGCTGCTGAAAATCATCGACAACCCGCAGTTCGAATTCAGCGTCACGCCGAAAAATACCTATCCGCTGGCCGAATTCCTCTACCGCGTCGGCGCGATCAAGAACAAACCTGAATCGTGGAAGGACTACTTCTTCCAGGACGCCAAACCGCTGCAAGGGAGCTGA
- a CDS encoding ABC transporter ATP-binding protein translates to MNAPLPGHAASNPVASTQALLAVDQVSLEYRTPQRVVRATHQVSFEVDQQDRFVLLGPSGCGKSTLLKAVAGFIQPCDGEIRLQGQRVDAPGPDRIVVFQEFDQLPPWKTVKQNVMFPLLASKTLKKKEAEERALHYLEKVGLAAFADAYPHTLSGGMKARVAIARALAMQPKILLMDEPFAALDALTRRKMQEELLLLWEEVRFTLLFVTHSIEEALVIGNRILLLSPHPGRVRAEVHSHQYNLQSLGGVAFQESARRIHRLLFDEGQSPETELDHDFNDIRIAY, encoded by the coding sequence ATGAACGCCCCTTTGCCAGGCCACGCGGCCAGCAACCCGGTCGCCAGCACGCAAGCGTTGCTGGCGGTCGATCAAGTCAGTCTCGAATACCGCACGCCGCAACGGGTGGTGCGGGCGACTCACCAGGTCAGTTTCGAAGTCGATCAGCAGGATCGCTTCGTGCTGCTCGGCCCGTCCGGCTGCGGTAAATCCACTTTGCTCAAAGCCGTCGCCGGGTTCATCCAGCCCTGCGACGGCGAGATCCGTCTGCAAGGCCAGCGCGTCGACGCGCCGGGGCCGGACCGGATTGTGGTGTTTCAGGAATTCGATCAACTGCCACCGTGGAAAACCGTCAAACAGAACGTGATGTTCCCGCTGCTGGCCTCAAAAACCCTGAAGAAAAAAGAGGCCGAAGAACGCGCGCTGCACTATCTGGAAAAGGTCGGTCTGGCGGCGTTCGCCGATGCTTATCCGCATACCTTGTCCGGCGGCATGAAGGCGCGGGTGGCGATTGCCCGAGCGTTGGCGATGCAGCCGAAAATCCTCCTGATGGACGAGCCGTTCGCCGCACTGGATGCGCTGACCCGCCGCAAGATGCAGGAAGAGCTGCTGCTGCTCTGGGAAGAAGTGCGCTTCACCTTGCTGTTCGTCACCCACTCGATTGAGGAGGCGCTGGTGATCGGCAATCGCATCCTGCTGTTGTCGCCGCATCCGGGGCGGGTGAGGGCCGAAGTGCACAGCCATCAATACAACCTGCAAAGTCTTGGCGGTGTAGCGTTTCAAGAGTCGGCGCGGCGCATTCATCGGCTGTTGTTCGATGAAGGGCAGTCGCCGGAAACCGAACTGGACCACGACTTCAACGACATTCGCATCGCTTATTGA
- a CDS encoding efflux RND transporter periplasmic adaptor subunit, with protein MSRCRGWVIGLTFLTCTVQAQTPGPDDPLLDSAATGAVAASSEARGVLRARDQATLASELSGRIVELPFSEGESFKKGDTLARFDCSAYQAQLNAAQAANRGAGEELAHNKQLAALNSVGRFEVARAEAKVSETQAQSQVYQVQVKRCSVIAPFDGQVVERKVQRYESVPAGAPLLDVVDNRTLEIHLLVPSRWMARLKPGQTFSFVPDETGQPIDATVKRLGARIDEGSQTLLLVATLPEAKGLLAGMSGTARFPELK; from the coding sequence ATGTCGCGTTGTCGTGGTTGGGTTATCGGATTGACCTTCTTAACGTGCACGGTTCAGGCGCAAACGCCCGGGCCAGACGATCCGCTGCTGGATAGCGCAGCGACTGGCGCAGTTGCCGCGAGCAGTGAGGCCCGGGGTGTGTTGCGCGCTCGCGATCAGGCGACGCTGGCCAGTGAGTTGTCGGGGCGGATTGTCGAGTTGCCGTTCAGCGAGGGCGAGTCGTTCAAGAAGGGTGACACCCTGGCGCGATTCGATTGCTCGGCCTATCAGGCCCAGCTCAATGCCGCGCAGGCCGCCAATCGTGGTGCCGGTGAAGAGCTGGCGCACAACAAGCAACTGGCCGCGCTCAATTCTGTTGGCCGCTTCGAAGTCGCGCGGGCCGAGGCCAAGGTCAGCGAGACCCAGGCGCAATCTCAGGTTTATCAGGTGCAGGTCAAACGCTGCAGCGTGATCGCGCCGTTCGATGGGCAAGTGGTGGAGCGCAAGGTTCAGCGCTACGAAAGCGTACCGGCCGGCGCGCCGCTGCTCGATGTCGTCGATAACCGCACCCTGGAAATTCATCTGCTGGTGCCGTCGCGCTGGATGGCTCGGCTCAAGCCCGGCCAGACCTTCAGCTTCGTCCCTGATGAAACCGGCCAGCCGATCGATGCCACGGTTAAACGCCTGGGCGCGCGAATCGATGAGGGCAGTCAGACACTGTTGCTAGTCGCAACACTTCCCGAAGCCAAAGGCTTGCTGGCCGGCATGAGCGGCACGGCGCGTTTCCCGGAGCTTAAGTGA
- a CDS encoding TauD/TfdA family dioxygenase: MSAATATPSAATAAPQTFEIRPFSGAVGAEIVGLDLTRPVNDEDFARIHRAHLDHHVVVFRDQRITPQQQIDFSRRFGVLQIHVLKQFLLANHPEILIVSNIVENGQNIGLGDAGKFWHSDLSYKELPSLGSMLHAQELPEEGGDTLFADMHKAWDNLPEALRKAVEGRSAAHSYTARYSETKFEGNWRPTLTPEQLAQVAEVVHPIVRTHPENGRKALFVSEGFTTRIVGLPADESQQLLAELYAHSVLPQNIYRHQWQPHDMVFWDNRSLIHLAAGCPAHLRRKLYRTTIQGDAPF, translated from the coding sequence ATGTCCGCAGCTACTGCCACCCCAAGCGCCGCGACCGCCGCGCCGCAAACCTTTGAAATTCGTCCGTTCAGCGGTGCCGTCGGTGCCGAAATCGTCGGCCTGGACCTGACCCGTCCGGTCAACGATGAGGACTTTGCGCGCATCCATCGTGCGCACCTGGATCATCATGTCGTGGTGTTCCGTGACCAACGCATCACCCCGCAACAGCAGATCGATTTCAGCCGCCGCTTCGGCGTGTTGCAGATCCACGTGCTCAAGCAGTTCCTGCTGGCCAACCACCCGGAAATCCTCATCGTTTCCAACATCGTCGAGAACGGCCAGAACATCGGCCTCGGCGATGCCGGCAAGTTCTGGCACTCCGACCTCTCCTATAAAGAGCTGCCAAGCCTCGGCTCGATGCTCCACGCACAGGAGTTGCCAGAGGAGGGCGGCGACACGCTGTTTGCCGACATGCACAAAGCTTGGGACAACCTGCCTGAGGCGCTGCGCAAAGCGGTCGAAGGCCGCAGCGCTGCCCATTCCTACACGGCGCGTTACAGCGAAACCAAATTCGAAGGCAACTGGCGCCCGACCCTGACTCCGGAGCAATTGGCCCAGGTCGCCGAAGTGGTGCACCCGATCGTCCGTACCCACCCGGAAAACGGCCGCAAGGCTTTGTTCGTCAGTGAAGGCTTCACCACGCGCATCGTCGGCCTGCCGGCAGACGAAAGCCAACAACTGCTCGCCGAGCTCTACGCCCATAGCGTGCTGCCGCAAAACATCTACCGCCATCAGTGGCAGCCCCACGACATGGTGTTCTGGGACAACCGTTCGCTGATCCACCTCGCCGCCGGCTGCCCCGCGCACCTGCGCCGCAAGCTGTATCGCACCACCATCCAGGGCGACGCGCCTTTCTGA
- a CDS encoding LysR family transcriptional regulator, translating to MQLPDMNLLVALDALLDEGSVVGAARRMNLSPAAMSRTLTRIREAIGDPILVRAGRGLVPTPKALELREQVRDVVEQAALLFRSADDVDLSTLRRRFSIRANDFFIGVYGGKLFDTLDQQAPHCELRFVPEGDGDDEALREGRIDLSVSNTRPVTPEVKVQNLFSTHFVGLVREDHPLLDGEITAERYAGFSHISMSRRGIARGPIDTALNALGLERRVAVIAPSFHAAMFALPDSDLILPVPKEALLSVRRLGLKLRSFNLPIPLPTMMLTQAWHPRFDKDPAHRWLRETLKTCCDETWLAAQP from the coding sequence ATGCAACTCCCGGACATGAACCTTCTGGTCGCCCTCGACGCCCTGCTCGACGAGGGCAGCGTTGTCGGCGCTGCACGGCGGATGAACCTCAGCCCGGCGGCGATGAGCCGCACCCTGACACGCATCCGCGAAGCCATCGGCGATCCGATTCTGGTGCGCGCCGGCCGGGGGCTGGTGCCAACGCCCAAGGCCCTGGAGCTGCGTGAACAGGTGCGCGATGTGGTCGAGCAGGCGGCGCTGCTGTTTCGCTCGGCGGACGACGTCGATCTGAGCACTTTGCGCCGCCGTTTCAGCATCCGCGCCAACGACTTTTTTATCGGCGTGTATGGCGGCAAGCTGTTCGACACCCTCGACCAGCAGGCCCCGCACTGCGAATTGCGCTTCGTCCCGGAGGGCGACGGTGACGACGAAGCGCTACGCGAAGGGCGTATCGATCTGAGTGTCAGCAACACCCGCCCAGTCACTCCAGAAGTCAAAGTGCAGAACCTGTTTTCCACGCATTTCGTCGGTCTGGTGCGTGAAGATCATCCGCTGCTCGACGGCGAAATCACCGCCGAGCGCTATGCCGGGTTTTCCCATATCAGCATGTCGCGCCGGGGTATTGCCCGCGGCCCGATTGATACCGCGCTGAATGCCTTGGGCCTGGAGCGGCGGGTGGCGGTGATCGCGCCGAGTTTTCACGCGGCGATGTTTGCCTTGCCCGACTCCGACCTGATTTTGCCGGTACCCAAGGAAGCGCTACTCAGCGTGCGACGGTTGGGATTGAAGCTGCGCTCGTTCAACCTGCCGATCCCGTTGCCGACCATGATGCTGACCCAGGCCTGGCACCCGCGCTTCGACAAGGACCCGGCGCACCGTTGGCTGCGCGAAACCCTGAAGACTTGCTGCGACGAAACCTGGCTGGCCGCGCAGCCTTAG
- a CDS encoding NYN domain-containing protein: MRTAFFVDGYNLFYGLLAGTPYKWLNLHSLLTHIAFIENPQSSIVSIDYFTSPIKPQLATRGRVSKEAQDAYVRALRASKVAVHFGRHQLEPAKAPRFVDKNTHASRQDKVDIWKLEEKETDVHIAISMYRTASRQTMLECAESIDQIILVSSDTDMTPALKAFRTDFPALIIGVILPYRTGSVRPPPGSLKDNSHWLRRVISNEELRLHQFPNRVATHKKPVIKPDYW, from the coding sequence GTGCGTACCGCATTTTTCGTTGATGGCTACAACCTGTTCTACGGCTTGCTCGCTGGTACACCCTATAAATGGCTGAACCTGCACAGCCTGCTGACGCACATAGCCTTCATCGAAAACCCTCAAAGCTCAATCGTATCGATTGACTATTTCACTTCTCCAATCAAACCCCAGTTGGCAACCCGTGGCCGCGTTTCCAAAGAGGCTCAGGATGCATACGTGAGGGCTTTGCGTGCCAGCAAGGTCGCCGTGCATTTCGGAAGACATCAATTAGAGCCAGCCAAAGCGCCAAGGTTTGTAGATAAAAACACCCATGCGTCACGTCAGGACAAAGTCGATATCTGGAAGCTGGAAGAAAAAGAAACCGATGTTCATATAGCAATCAGCATGTATCGCACTGCGAGCCGACAAACAATGCTCGAATGTGCCGAGAGTATTGATCAGATCATTCTGGTTTCCAGTGATACCGATATGACCCCTGCACTGAAGGCGTTTCGAACAGATTTTCCCGCCCTGATCATTGGAGTGATCCTTCCTTATCGGACGGGTTCTGTTCGCCCTCCTCCAGGTTCTTTGAAAGATAACTCGCACTGGTTGAGACGCGTTATTTCCAATGAAGAACTGCGACTTCATCAATTTCCAAACCGTGTGGCTACGCACAAAAAACCAGTGATCAAACCGGATTATTGGTAA
- a CDS encoding HlyD family secretion protein: protein MTTQAKQKLAVAVAAALAVGVLLYLAVPGLFGKRTQQNTNDAFVSADFTLVVPRVAGFIKEVLVEDNQQVKAGQLLALIDDRDLRAAAEAADAQTLVARAQLQNAKATLERQTSVIAQAQASVVSAKAGMAFAQQELNRYNHLAGVGAGTVQNAQQARTRIDQATARLDTATAKLAAERKQVDILTAQRDAAEGTLKHAQAALEIASFELSYTRITAPQDGMVGERAVRVGAYVTPGSKLLAVVPLKQAYVVGNFQETQLTDVQPGQQVQVRVDSLGGEALNGRVESIAPATGVTFAAVKPDNATGNFTKVVQRIPVKIVLTPGQPLAERLRVGMSVEASIDTRSSATSVREVTQR, encoded by the coding sequence ATGACAACTCAAGCAAAGCAAAAACTCGCGGTCGCCGTGGCGGCTGCACTGGCGGTAGGCGTGCTGCTGTATCTGGCAGTGCCGGGCCTGTTTGGCAAACGTACTCAGCAAAACACCAATGATGCATTCGTTTCCGCTGATTTCACTTTGGTGGTGCCGCGTGTGGCCGGATTCATCAAGGAAGTGCTGGTGGAGGATAACCAGCAAGTGAAGGCCGGGCAGTTGCTGGCGCTGATCGATGATCGAGATCTACGTGCCGCCGCTGAAGCCGCCGATGCACAAACGCTGGTCGCGAGGGCACAACTGCAAAATGCCAAGGCGACGCTGGAGCGCCAGACCTCGGTGATCGCGCAGGCGCAGGCTTCGGTGGTGTCGGCCAAGGCGGGAATGGCCTTCGCCCAACAGGAACTGAACCGCTACAACCACCTCGCTGGCGTGGGTGCCGGTACCGTGCAGAACGCGCAACAGGCGCGCACGCGTATCGATCAGGCCACGGCACGTCTCGACACGGCCACGGCGAAACTGGCGGCCGAGCGCAAGCAGGTCGACATTCTCACCGCGCAACGCGATGCCGCTGAAGGCACGTTGAAACACGCCCAGGCGGCGCTGGAAATCGCCAGTTTCGAACTCTCTTACACGCGCATCACTGCGCCGCAGGACGGTATGGTCGGCGAGCGTGCGGTGCGGGTCGGCGCGTATGTGACGCCGGGCAGCAAGTTGCTGGCGGTGGTGCCATTGAAGCAGGCCTACGTGGTCGGCAATTTTCAGGAAACCCAACTGACGGACGTGCAGCCAGGGCAGCAAGTGCAAGTGCGCGTCGACAGCCTCGGCGGCGAGGCCCTGAACGGTCGCGTCGAAAGTATTGCTCCGGCGACTGGAGTGACCTTTGCGGCGGTGAAGCCGGATAACGCCACCGGCAACTTCACCAAGGTGGTGCAGCGGATTCCGGTGAAGATTGTGCTGACGCCGGGTCAGCCGCTGGCCGAGCGTTTGCGGGTGGGGATGTCGGTGGAGGCGAGTATCGATACCCGCAGTTCGGCGACGTCGGTGCGTGAGGTGACTCAGCGATGA